From a region of the Takifugu flavidus isolate HTHZ2018 chromosome 20, ASM371156v2, whole genome shotgun sequence genome:
- the stoml2 gene encoding stomatin-like protein 2, mitochondrial, which translates to MLRTLCRAGGVLLQQSQRTGPRLWATAAQQRWASSLPMNTVVLFVPQQEAWVVERMGRFHRILEPGLNFLIPILDRIRYVQSLKEIVIDVPEQSAVSLDNVTLQIDGVLYLRILDPFKASYGVEDPEYAVTQLAQTTMRSELGKLTLDKVFRERESLNSNIVHSINQASDEWGIRCLRYEIKDINVPPRVKESMQMQVEAERKKRATVLESEGTREAAINIAEGRKQAQILASEGEKAERINKALGEAQAVVAKADAKSKAIRVLSEALSQQNGNAAASLSVAEQYVSAFSQLAKESNTILLPNNTGDVSGMVAQAMSIYSTLATPRPATARVTAEEGPGEETEEPTNQASPSH; encoded by the exons ATGTTACGGACACTGTGTCGGGCCGGcggggttctgctgcag cagagccagcGAACCGGGCCGAGGTTGTgggccacagcagcccagcagcgGTGGGCGTCGAGCCTGCCCATGAACACCGTGGTCCTGTTTGTGCCCCAGCAGGAGGCCTGGGTGGTGGAGAGGATGGGTCGCTTCCACCGGATCCTGGAGCCG GGCTTGAACTTCCTCATTCCCATCCTGGATCGGATTCGCTACGTGCAGAGTCTGAAGGAGATTGTGATTGACGTCCCGGAGCAGTCGGCAGTTTCTCTGG ATAATGTGACGCTACAGATTGATGGAGTTCTGTACCTGAGGATCCTGGACCCCTTTAAG GCGAGTTACGGCGTGGAGGATCCAGAATACGCCGTCACCCAGCTGGCTCAGACCACCATGCGCTCGGAGCTCGGCAAGCTGACGCTGGACAAAGTCTTCAGG GAACGAGAGTCCCTCAACTCCAACATCGTCCACTCCATCAACCAGGCGTCAGACGAGTGGGGCATCCGCTGCCTCCGGTACGAGATCAAGGACATAAACGTCCCCCCCCGGGTCAAAGAGTCCATGCAGATGCAG GTGGAGGCTGAACGCAAGAAGAGAGCCACGGTGCTGGAGTCCGAGGGGACGAGGGAGGCGGCCATCAACATCGCCGAGGGGCGGAAACAAGCTCAGATTCTGGCCTCGGAGGGCGAAAAGGCAGAGCGGATCAATAAAGCCCTCG GTGAGGCCCAGGCGGTCGTGGCCAAAGCGGACGCCAAGTCGAAGGCCATCCGGGTCCTGTCGGAGGCTCTGTCCCAGCAG AACGGAAACGCAGCCGCATCGCTGAGCGTGGCAGAGCAGTATGTCTCCGCCTTCTCGCAGCTCGCCAAGGAGTCCAACACCATCCTGCTGCCCAACAACACCGGCGACGTCAGCGGGATGGTCGCACAG GCTATGAGCATCTACAGCACGCTGGCCACGCCCAGACCAGCAACGGCACGGGTGACGGCGGAGGAGGGGCCAGGCGAGGAGACGGAAGAGCCGACCAATCAGGCGTCGCCGTCTCATTAA